The following nucleotide sequence is from Alkalihalobacillus sp. LMS39.
ATAGGCATCATTAATGATGACACTGTTTGATTTTCCTTGTTTTTTTTCTAACCTCATACTCGTTAATGCAATTTGGTGAAGACCTTCGTTAATGCTTTCTTCTTTTACATTTAATAATTTTGCAATGATAACGGCATAAGCCGCATTATGAACATTATGCTTTCCTAATAAAGGCAACGAGTATTGAAAAGTAGAATCTTGTAATCGGAACGTAAATCCATTATCATCACCCTCGTATTCTACAATCGTCACATCATTTTTTTCACTAAATCCACATGTGATAGTCTCGTCTGTCATATAAGGTACAAGTAGAGGCTCATCTCCATCAATGACAACTTTTCCGTTATTGCGAAGGCCTTCTACGATTTCCATTTTTGCTTTTGCTATCGCTTCTCTACTTCCAAGCTGTTCGATATGTGATTCTCCTATATTGGTTACAACAGCAAAATGAGGTTCGGCTATTTCACTTAAAAGTGCAATTTCTCGAAGCTCACTCATCCCCAATTCGAGAATAAGCACTTCACAAGAAGCTGGCATCGCTAACACGGTTAAGGGTAATCCAATCTCATTATTAAAATTACCATTCGTTTTATGGGTAGCATATGTCGTTGATAAAACTGCTGCAATAATATCTTTTGTCGTTGTTTTCCCGTTGCTACCGGTCACACCAATAACGGTCGGTTGTATTTGTTCCAAATAAACTTTAGCCAGTTGTTGTAAAGCTACTAACGTATCTTGGACAAAAAATAATTGAAACTGGTCCGGTATTTCCCGAGGAATTTGTTTACCTTCCTCCCAAATGGCAGCAGTTGCTCCATTTTTAATGGCATCTAAAAGAAACTTATGGCCATCAAACCTTTCACCTACAAGAGGAATGAATAACCCATTTTTCATCTCTTGTCGACTATCTGTAAATACACCTGAAAATTGTTGTTCAGCTTCTACATTAGAATGCAAGCTAATTTTTCTAACTATCTTTCCCGTAATGCTCATTCCAAGACTCTCCTTATCGCTTCTTTTGCCACGATTCTATCGTCAAATTCATATGTTGTTGCACCGATAATTTGGTAGGTTTCATGACCTTTCCCCGCAATAATAACTACATCTTCTTTTTTCGCTTTTTGAATCGTTGTTTCAATTGCCTTTTTTCTATCGAGAACAACGTGATAGTCTCGTCCTTCTACTCCAGCTTTCATATCATCGATAATTGCAATCGGATCTTCGCTTCTAGGGTTGTCTGAAGTAAAAATCGCATAGTCAGCCCAATCTACAGCAATTTTTGCCATCAATGGTCGCTTTGTTCGATCACGATCTCCACCGCATCCTACAATACACCATACATCCCCTTTTGCAAACTCCTTTATTGTCTTTAATACATTTTTTAAACTGTCTGCTGTATGGGCATAATCAACAATAACCGAAAAAGGCTGACCCGCATCTACAAGTTCAAATCGACCAGGGACTCCTTCTATTTGTTCAATACTCTCTACAATCGTATCCAATTTAATTCCAAGCGCTACACTCGTAGAAACTGCAGCTAGAACGTTATAAACACTAAACATTCCAACTAATTTCATCGATACGTCTGAAGAACCAACAGGGGTTTTTAAATTAAAATGTGTCCCCGACGTTTTCATAGAAATCGAATGGGCCATCACATCACTTTGTTGTTTAATGCCATATGTAATCACTTGTGCAGCTGTCATTCGCTTATATTGATTTGTAGCAGGGTCATCCTCATTTAATACCGCCACTTTTCTCGTGTCTTTATCATAACGGTTTCCAAGTTGAGAAAAAAGCAAACCTTTCGCTTGCTTATACTTTTCCATTGTTTCATGATAATCAAGAT
It contains:
- the murF gene encoding UDP-N-acetylmuramoyl-tripeptide--D-alanyl-D-alanine ligase, with the translated sequence MSITGKIVRKISLHSNVEAEQQFSGVFTDSRQEMKNGLFIPLVGERFDGHKFLLDAIKNGATAAIWEEGKQIPREIPDQFQLFFVQDTLVALQQLAKVYLEQIQPTVIGVTGSNGKTTTKDIIAAVLSTTYATHKTNGNFNNEIGLPLTVLAMPASCEVLILELGMSELREIALLSEIAEPHFAVVTNIGESHIEQLGSREAIAKAKMEIVEGLRNNGKVVIDGDEPLLVPYMTDETITCGFSEKNDVTIVEYEGDDNGFTFRLQDSTFQYSLPLLGKHNVHNAAYAVIIAKLLNVKEESINEGLHQIALTSMRLEKKQGKSNSVIINDAYNASPTSMRAAIDVVKELPYGKKIVVLGDIYELGPDEEVLHRSVASAVEQPITHVFTVGSKGKWIYDELQKNSDNTMVVKSFENKEDVINEILPLLDEKTIVLVKASRGMKLETVVEQLIS
- a CDS encoding UDP-N-acetylmuramoyl-L-alanyl-D-glutamate--2,6-diaminopimelate ligase; translated protein: MNLNQVIEPLLHVEKIGDENPNITSIEMDSRSVKQGSLFVCLKGFHVDGHDYIDEAINKGAVAILSERAIHVSVPVIVVKDTSLALAVIANHFFHYPTNQLTLIGVTGTNGKTTTTHIIEKMVQNAKRKTGLIGTMYKKIGEVTYETQNTTPESLELQRTFAQMVSNEVEVAIMEVSSHALDLGRVRGSNFDIGVFTNLTPDHLDYHETMEKYKQAKGLLFSQLGNRYDKDTRKVAVLNEDDPATNQYKRMTAAQVITYGIKQQSDVMAHSISMKTSGTHFNLKTPVGSSDVSMKLVGMFSVYNVLAAVSTSVALGIKLDTIVESIEQIEGVPGRFELVDAGQPFSVIVDYAHTADSLKNVLKTIKEFAKGDVWCIVGCGGDRDRTKRPLMAKIAVDWADYAIFTSDNPRSEDPIAIIDDMKAGVEGRDYHVVLDRKKAIETTIQKAKKEDVVIIAGKGHETYQIIGATTYEFDDRIVAKEAIRRVLE